A part of Paenibacillus sp. sptzw28 genomic DNA contains:
- a CDS encoding HAMP domain-containing sensor histidine kinase: protein MIRTISLQFKLVVLVSLVILAMTVIIVSFHAQSLQQTVRQALFSQMTGITTALNARYEESRSVKDIQQMFDYIQLRNANVLELTLHGSDRYILASTDRSLIGRVSPKYVGETLIDSKTLVDQQLLNGDEPKVRLLAPLLEDGTTVGAIELLLNISVEEALIKNNVMSSIVVGLICDIGFVILLWFSLRKLLVRPLLTLRQAAIAIKLGKRTTRLQMNASLEITEVADAFNDMVENLDARYGELRQALHTLQSTQEQLVQSEKMSALGRLVAGVAHEINTPLGVGVTAISYLDQRTKDFTGLYEQNRMKKSDLESYIKMAQETTGIIQTNLLRASELIKSFKQVSVDQSHEEKRTFRLLEYIEDILRSLQPTIRKTRQRIAVLGDYNMEVTSNPGVVSQIVTNLVMNSLTHAYEPEDEGYMLLRIQSERGHLIIQYADDGKGMPKHVADKIFDPFFTTNRSKGGTGLGMNIVYNLITQKLGGTIHCYSEPGRGTTFIIDIPTGQEKTHELQQFA from the coding sequence ATGATTCGAACCATTAGCCTGCAGTTCAAACTTGTCGTTCTGGTCTCGCTCGTCATCTTGGCGATGACAGTCATCATCGTTTCATTTCATGCCCAAAGTCTGCAGCAAACGGTACGCCAAGCTCTCTTCAGTCAGATGACCGGCATCACGACCGCACTAAACGCCAGATATGAGGAATCAAGATCCGTTAAAGATATACAACAAATGTTCGATTACATACAGCTTCGGAATGCTAACGTGCTCGAGTTGACCCTGCACGGGAGCGACAGGTATATTCTCGCCTCAACGGATAGAAGCCTCATAGGACGCGTCTCTCCGAAATATGTTGGAGAAACGTTGATAGACAGCAAGACTCTTGTGGACCAACAGCTGCTTAATGGCGATGAACCAAAGGTCCGGCTGCTTGCGCCCCTGCTTGAGGATGGCACTACGGTCGGCGCCATCGAGCTTTTGTTAAACATAAGCGTCGAGGAAGCACTAATCAAAAATAATGTCATGAGCTCGATAGTGGTAGGACTCATATGCGATATCGGGTTTGTAATCCTATTGTGGTTCAGCCTTCGAAAGCTGCTGGTGAGACCCCTGCTAACCCTGCGCCAGGCGGCGATAGCAATAAAGCTCGGGAAACGAACCACGAGGCTGCAAATGAACGCTTCGCTCGAAATAACAGAGGTAGCCGATGCTTTCAACGACATGGTGGAAAATTTGGATGCGCGATACGGCGAATTGAGGCAAGCGCTGCATACGCTTCAGAGTACACAAGAACAGCTGGTTCAATCAGAGAAAATGTCCGCGCTGGGCAGGCTGGTTGCCGGCGTCGCACATGAAATAAACACGCCGCTCGGCGTTGGCGTTACGGCAATTTCGTATCTGGATCAGCGGACAAAGGATTTCACCGGGCTGTATGAGCAGAACCGCATGAAAAAGTCGGATCTGGAAAGCTATATTAAGATGGCTCAGGAAACAACCGGTATAATCCAAACGAATTTGCTTCGCGCTTCCGAGCTTATCAAAAGCTTCAAGCAGGTATCAGTGGATCAATCGCATGAAGAAAAACGCACGTTTCGGCTATTGGAATATATAGAGGATATCCTGCGCAGCTTGCAGCCGACGATCAGAAAAACAAGACAGCGGATAGCCGTGCTAGGCGATTACAATATGGAAGTGACTTCAAATCCGGGCGTTGTATCCCAAATCGTTACGAATCTCGTAATGAACTCGCTCACACACGCATATGAGCCGGAGGATGAGGGTTATATGCTGTTACGCATTCAAAGCGAGAGAGGCCATCTCATCATCCAATACGCCGACGACGGTAAAGGAATGCCTAAACACGTGGCCGATAAAATTTTCGACCCGTTCTTCACGACCAACCGCAGTAAGGGCGGCACCGGACTTGGCATGAATATCGTGTACAATCTTATCACCCAGAAGCTTGGCGGGACAATTCACTGCTATAGTGAACCGGGCCGAGGTACAACGTTCATAATCGATATCCCTACAGGACAGGAGAAGACGCATGAGCTACAACAATTCGCTTGA
- a CDS encoding MarR family winged helix-turn-helix transcriptional regulator → MSRTEYLKLDNQLCFSLYAASRAISRMYRPLLDELGLTYPQYLVLLVLWEREHSTVKELSEVLDLDSGTLTPMLKRMEAADLIERKRSSEDERVVVVRITEAGRALEEKAVCIPQSLFASSSLPLEQLIEMNEQLKLLMRQINQASQSDGVRVSKT, encoded by the coding sequence ATGAGCCGGACTGAATACCTTAAGCTTGATAATCAACTGTGTTTTTCTTTATATGCAGCCTCAAGGGCAATCTCGCGGATGTACCGGCCGCTGCTGGATGAGCTTGGTCTTACGTATCCGCAGTATCTGGTGCTGCTTGTGCTGTGGGAACGGGAGCACAGTACGGTCAAGGAGTTGAGCGAGGTGCTTGACCTTGACTCGGGAACGCTGACGCCGATGCTCAAGCGGATGGAAGCAGCCGATCTTATCGAGAGAAAGCGTTCATCCGAGGATGAACGGGTGGTGGTCGTTCGTATAACCGAAGCAGGCCGCGCTCTTGAGGAGAAAGCGGTCTGTATTCCGCAATCGCTGTTTGCTTCCAGCAGCCTGCCCCTGGAGCAGCTCATTGAAATGAACGAGCAGCTCAAGTTATTGATGCGACAAATCAACCAGGCGAGTCAATCGGACGGAGTCCGCGTATCCAAAACTTAA
- a CDS encoding VOC family protein: protein MPKGILGTNVITQIGILVNDIDATSQAYADFFGIAKPEWFLTDTVDAARTEFRGQATEARAKLAFFDMGALQLELIEPDHNPSTWREYLDEHGEGPHHIAFVIKGMKEKIALLEGNQMQLLQKGEYTGGRYAYMDTFKQLKVLVELLEDDKEQEQLHV from the coding sequence ATGCCTAAAGGAATTCTCGGAACGAATGTGATTACTCAGATCGGTATTCTGGTGAATGATATCGACGCCACAAGCCAGGCTTACGCTGATTTTTTCGGCATCGCGAAGCCGGAGTGGTTCCTGACGGATACGGTAGACGCCGCCCGCACGGAATTCCGCGGTCAGGCGACCGAAGCGCGCGCCAAGCTTGCCTTCTTCGACATGGGCGCCCTGCAGCTTGAATTAATTGAGCCCGATCATAATCCGAGCACTTGGCGGGAGTATCTGGATGAGCACGGTGAAGGACCCCACCACATCGCTTTTGTGATTAAGGGAATGAAGGAGAAGATTGCTCTTCTCGAAGGCAATCAAATGCAGCTGCTGCAGAAGGGCGAGTACACAGGCGGACGGTATGCCTATATGGATACGTTTAAACAGTTGAAGGTATTGGTCGAGCTGCTGGAAGATGATAAAGAGCAGGAGCAGCTGCATGTATAA
- a CDS encoding YkuS family protein: MRKIAVENSLSHWKDSLQQNGYDVVDLDTTQQTYVPDVLCYVITGQDKDVMGMADLQADLPVINAEGITEAELLEQIKQRTDMVLSARG; encoded by the coding sequence ATGAGAAAGATTGCCGTTGAAAACTCGCTCAGCCACTGGAAAGACTCGCTTCAGCAAAACGGGTACGATGTGGTCGATCTTGACACTACCCAGCAGACGTATGTGCCGGATGTCCTTTGTTATGTTATTACAGGGCAGGACAAGGATGTTATGGGCATGGCCGACTTGCAAGCCGATCTGCCGGTGATCAACGCGGAAGGCATTACGGAAGCCGAGCTGCTGGAGCAAATCAAGCAGCGCACGGACATGGTGCTCTCGGCACGCGGATAG